The DNA segment ATCGCCGCCAGCAAGGGGCCGAGTTCGCGCACCACGCTCATGCCGAGGATATTGACGAGGTAAATGTCGCCGCCGAAAGTGCGTAATTGCTGCGCCGACAGGTATGACAGCACCACACCGATCAGGAAGCCGACCAGCGCCGTGATGCCCAGCGCCTGGTAGCCGGCGTGGTAAACGTTGGCCGAAATCTCCTTCCACGGTGCGCGACGCGGGCGCCGCAAAAGGGTGCCGATGTCCAGCACAAGTTGCCCCAGCAGCGCCAGAAATCCGAGAACATGGTCGAACAGTCCGCGCCATGCCTTCAGCAGCTCTGCCAGCGGCAGCAGGGATTTGTTGGCAGGTACTGGCAAGGCCAGCGTACCAGCCTCCTGCAGGCGGTCGAAATAGGCCTGGTGTCGCGGCGAGATGGCCAGGCCTGGAGGCACCTTGTTTCCCCAGGCATTCCATAGCCATTGCGCGCCGATATGGTCGAGCGCAGTCAGCCCCGACAAATCCCAGGCGCAAGCCTGCGGGGCAGCGTGTGCCTTCGATAAAGATGTTTGCAGGGCAGGTAATACGCCGGCTTGCGCCAATGCATGGACTTGCCATGCGCCACGGGCGCAAAGGCGAGAGGCATCGCTGGGATCCGGGGTCAATACCGGGTTTTCGAACGGGGGCATGCCTTGAGTGTAAGGGAGAATGGCAAAAACGTCATCTTGGGCAATATTTGTTACTAAATTTCGTTAAGGCAAGACTTTGCGCAGTGCTGTTTCGCCAATACCAATTTGTTGCATTAAAGTAAAGATTTTTTACCAAGCATTCAGGTAGTTGTGGTAACGTAATATGGCAAGTTGTATACAAGACAGATTATTTCCTGATTGCAAGGAAATGGCGGAGACATGGACAAGAGCGTGCTGCTGGTCGAAGACAATCCGGATGAAATCCTGCTCGCCAGGCGTGCATTCGCGCGGGCAGGCCTGGGGGAGAATCTGCGGATTGCCGAAGGCGGTGAAGCGGCGTGCCGTCTGCTGCTGCAAGACGGTGGCGATGCGTTGCCGGCACTGGTGCTGCTTGACTGGCAAATGCCGGGGATGGATGGGCTGGCGGTATTGCGTGCATTGCGCCAGGCGCGCCCGCAATCTGCAGGTGCTGCCCTTCCGCCCGTCGTGATCCTGTCTTCATCGGACGATCCGGGCGATATTGCCGCAGCCTATGCCGCCGGTGCCAACAGTTATTTGCGCAAGCCAGTCGATTTCGAAATTTTCGCGCAGCTGGTGAGCGATCTGCATCGCTACTGGCTCACGCATAACGTTTTGCCGGTGGCGCAGGTACGCACATGAAACGCACTCTGCTGCGCGTGCTGCTGGTCGAGGATGCGGACGACGATGCGCAATTGCTGTTGCGCCTGTTGCGCAAGGAAGGGTACGTTCCCGACTACCTGCGCGTAGACAATCGCCGCGACATGAGCGAGGCGCTGGCAAATTCGAACTGGGATCTGATCATTTCCGATTATGCGATGCCGGGCTTTACCGCGCATGACGCGCTGGACGTCTACAAGCATGCGGTGCTCGATATTCCGTTCATTATTGTTTCCGGCCATATCGACGACGTTTCCGCTGTGGCGGCGATGCGCGCCGGCGCCCACGACTATCTTTTGAAAGATAATCTTGCCCGGCTGGCGCCCGTCATTGCCCGCGAGCTTGATGAAGTGCGTGTGCGCATTGCCAAGCGCCGCGCCGAGCAGGAGCTGCGGTTTCATGCCTGCCATGATCCGCTGACGGGCCTGCTGAACCGCCGCGAGTTCGAGCGCGCCCTGGAGCATGCCTTGCGCGTGGCCGAGCGCGACTTGTCGCAGCACGTGCTGTGCTATCTCGATCTTGACCAGTTCAAGCTGGTCAATGACACCTGCGGCCATGTGGCCGGCGACGAACTGCTGCGCCAGTTGAGCGCCAGCTTAAGCCAGCGCATTCGTGCAGCCGATACGCTCGCGCGCCTGGGCGGCGACGAGTTCGGCTTGCTGCTGTCGAATTGCCCGCTCGACGACGCAATCAAGATGGTTGCCACACTACAGGAGTTGATCCGCGACTTCCGTTTCCAGTGGCGCGACGCCGTGTTTCAGATCGGCTGCAGCATCGGCATCACCCCGATCGGCGCCGACACGGCCGACGCCGGCGAGGCCATGAGCGCGGCCGATGTCGCCTGTTACGTCGCCAAGGAACAGGGCCGCAACCGCTACCACGTCTACCAGACCGACGATCGCGAGCTGGCGCAGCGGCGTCGGGAAATGCAATGGATTTCGTGCATCAGCGCGGCGCTGGAAAAAAATGGCCTGGCGCTGTATCAGCAGCCGATATACCGCATCGGGCAGGACGCTGCGCCGGTACTGGCTGGCCACGAAATCCTCTTGCGCATGGTGGATGAAGACGGCACGCTGATCCCGCCCAATGTTTTCATTCCGGCGGCCGAGCGCTTCAAGCTGATGGCGCTGGTCGACCGCTGGGTCGTGCACCGACTTTTTTCCGCCATCGCAGCCGGCCGGCTGCAGTGCGATCTTGGCGGCGATGACATGCCCTTGTTCATCAACATATCGGCCGCGACGGTCAATGACGCCGCTTTTTTCGATTACTTCCATCAGCAATTGGTGGAGTTCGCCATCCCGCCCCGCAAAGTGTGCCTGGAAATCACCGAATCTGCCGTGATCGCCAATCTTGCGGGCACGACGCCGCTGTTCGCACGTTTGCGCGAAATTGGCTGCCGGTTTGCCCTCGATGACTTCGGCAGCGGCCTGTCATCGTTCGGCTACCTGCGCCACCTGCCGGTGGATTTCGTCAAGATCGATGGCGGTTTCGTACGCAACATCGCCAGCAATCCGGTCGACCTGGCGATGGTCGAAGCGATCAACAAGATCAGCCACGTCATGGGTTTGCAGACGGTCGCCGAGTTTGTCGAATGCGACGAGGTGCTGCAAATGCTGGTGGCGCTGGGCATCGAATATGCGCAAGGCTATCTGCTGGGGCGCCCGCAAGTCGTTGTGGATGCCGGTGCATGAGCGTGCTTACGCCTGCTCCGCTCTATGGCCGCCGCCAGGCGATCGCCCGGCTCACCCATGCCTGCCGCCAGGTCAATCCGTCGCGGCCGGTATGGTTATTGGCAGAAGGCCCTGCCGGCATCGGCAAGACCAGCCTGGTGGGTTTTGTCAGGGTGGCGTTGCAACTGGCACCGACCCAGTTCGGCGCGGGCAAGTTCGAGCAATTCCACCGCCAGACGCCGTACGGCGCGCTGATCGTTGCCCTGCGCACGCTGCTGCAGGCGGTGATGGTCTTGCCGGAGCCGCAGCGTGTGGAATGGCGCGACATCCTGCGCGGCAACGCAGATACGCAGCTGGCGCCGCTCGCCGAAGTCTTGCCGGAACTTTCTTTCTTGCTCGGGCCGTTGCCGGTGCCTGCGGCATTGCCGCCGAAAGAAGCGCAGGAGCGCCTGGAAACGGCGTTTTGCCGCTTCATCGCTTGCTTTGCAAGAAGTGGTCATCCGCTGCTGTTGTTTCTCGATGACTTGCAATGGGCGGATGTGGGCACCTTGCGCCTGTTGCGCCATTTTCATGGGGACAATCCACCGGGCCACCTGATCGTGCTGGGCACGTTCCGCGACAATGAAGTAACCGCCCTGCATCCCTTGACGCAGTTGCTGGAGAGTCTGGAAAAGCAGCCGCTGTCACCTACCCGCATCCGGCTGGCGCCGCTGTCGGCCGCCGACATCGAGGAATGGCTGGCCGATGCTTATGGCATCGACTCGCCGGCGGCGGCGACATGGCTGCAGCAGCAGTCCGAGGGAAATCCCTTGTTTGTCGGCCAGCTGCTGGGCACGCTGCGCGAACGCGGCGTGCTGCATCGTGGCGGTGGCAGTTGGCAGTGGGATGCCAACTGCCTTGCCGAGGCGCACTTGGTGGCAAATATACTTGGATTCATGGAGGCGCGGCTGCGCGAACTCTCGCCGGAGCAGCAAAGCCTGCTGTCCTGCGCTGCCAGCCTGGGAACGGAATTCGGCGAGGATGAATTGATGTGCATCCTGGACTTGTCGCGCACGCAAGTGCAGACCGTTCTTGCGCGTACTGAAGAGGCGCAATTGACCGAGCATGTACGCGACGGCAATTGGCGCTTTGCCCACGACCGTATCCAGCAAGCCGCCTACCGGCTGCTGCCGGAGGCAGAGCGCCAGCAGCAGCATCTGCGCATCGGCCGCCTGCTGCTGGCGGCAACGCCGCCGCAGGCGCTTGATGCCGCCAGTTTCGACCTGGCGGCGCAATTCAATCATGCCGGCGCATTGCTGAGCACACCGGATGAACGCCTGGCAGTGGCCGATCTGAACTTGCGCGCCGGCCGCCGCGCCAAGGCAGCAGCGGCGTTCGAAGCCGCGCTGAGTTACTTCCGCGCCGGCCACGCCCTGTTGCCGCCGACCGCCTGGAACAGCCACTATCCGCTGATGTTCGCACTGGCGCTGGAAAGCGCAGAATGCGCCTATGCCACCGGCGAGCTGGCGCAGGCCAGCCGCTTGTTCGAAGAAACCCTGGCGCATGCGCGCGACCGCCTTGACCGTGCCCGCGTCTACGGCATCATGATCGTGTTCGCCCTCAACGCCGGCTGCGCGCGCGAAGCCTGGGAGCACGGCAGCGTGTGCCTGGCCGAGTTCGGCATTGATCTGGGCGGCGATGACGAGGCGCTGGCTTGCGCCATCGAGCGCGAGGAGCCGCGCCTGCGCCAGTCGCTGGCGGCGGAAGACCCGCAGCGCTTGATTGACGCACCTTCGGCTTGCAATGCCGAGCAGGAAGCCGTGGGCGACCTGCTGTTGCGGCTGTATGTTGCCGGCTACCAGCTGGGCAAGAATCCGTATGCCTACATCACGCTGCGCATGCTCGAATTCGGTCTTGGCACGAGGCATAAGCCAGCCCTGGCGTTCGGCATACTGAATTTTTCCGTCATCCTGATTGCGCGCCATGGCGCCTATGGCGAAGCCGAGCGGCACGCGCAAACGGCGTTGCAGCTGGCGCGGCAGATCGACGATACAAGACTGCGCGCGAAAATCGACTATACCTACGGCTCGATGGTGGCGCACTGGACGCGGCCGGTTGCGGTCGGCCTGCAGGCGCTGGAGCGCAGTTGCGAGCTGGCGATGGCCAATGCCGACAAAGTCTATACGGGGCTGGCCCTGAGTTTCAGTTTTCGTGCCCGCATCATGGCAGGCGAGACGGTGCCGGCGTTGCTGCAGGCATGGGAGCAGACCGCTCCCGTCATCCATCAGATCAATGCCGTGCCGATTGTCGCCATGTATGCCCTGAACCGCCAATGGCTGCGCGCCTGGCAGGGCGGCACCAAAGCGCCGGCCAGCCTGGCCGGCGAAGATTTCGACGTGCAGGCGTTCGAGGCGCAGCTGCAATCCCTGCCGGCGAAGTCGCCCTCGCACTGGTTCAGCTTGCTGCAGGCGATTCTTGCGTACATGCATGGTGATCTGGCACAGGCGCACCGCTTGATCGGTCAAGCCGATGTCCACCTCGACGCCGTGGCGGGGCAACTTGCCATTCCGGAGCATCATTTCTGGCGCGCGCTGATCATGCATGCGCATGGCGATGGCGAAGCCTTGCAGTCGGGCCTGCGCCTGATGGAGGAGTGGAGCGCCGCGTGCCGCGACAATTTTTCCAGCCGCGCGTTGTTGTTGCGCGCCGAGATGCTGCGTTCAGGTGCGCAGCTTGAGGCGGCGTTGGAGGCGTATCACGCCGCCATCGAATGCGCACGGCAACAGAACCACCTGCTCTTGCTGGCACTGGGACTGGAGCGGATCGGCGATTATTTTCTGGCGCTAAAGCTGAACCACCAGGCGCGTGCCTACCTGCAGGAGGCGGTCGGCGCCTACCAGGCATGGGGCGCCCAGACCAAAGTCCATCAGCTGCAGGCGCGCTATCCGGAGCATGCGGTGTTCCCAGGCCATGCCGACAGCGATGCGGTGGCAATCGCTTCGCAATCGATCCTGTCGGTACTGGGCGATATCCACCTCGATCGCCTCTTGCGCAGGCTGCTGCCGCTGCTGGCCCGTACCATCGGCGCCAGCCGGGTTGCTGCCTTTATCGTGCGCGAAGGTGAGTTGATGCTGGAAGGGCAGTATGCCCACGGCATTGGCGGTGACGATTATCCTTTGCCGCTGCCGCTGCAGCAGGCGACAGACTATCCGGCGCAACTGATTGCCGACAGCTGCGAATTGCGCCAGCCGATCATGCTGGGCTCGCCCGGGCAACATCCGCAATACGGCGCCATCGAATGCTGGCGCCGCCATCCGGCGGCCGCCTTGCTGTGCCTGCCTATCCTGCGTCATGGCCGGCTGCTCGGCGCCCTCTATCTTGAACGCTCGCAGGGCGAGTCGTTTGCCACCACGCTGTCGTTGCTGGAATCGCTTCTGCGCCAGCTTGGCACGGCGCTCGAGAATGCCCTGCTGTATGCGGATCTTGAACAGCAGATCGTCGAACGCAGCCGCGCGGAAAAGATTGCGCGCGAAGGCGAGCGTCGCTGGCGTGCATTCCTCGATCATGCCAGCATGGCAGTGCTGAAGCTGGACCTGGTCGGCACGATCGAATATGCCAATCCGTTCCTGTGCGACCTATTCGAGTATGCCGAGGATGAACTGATTGGCAAGGACTGGGCCCACGTACTGCTGCCACCCAACAAGCAACATGTCGGCGCGCAGGCGAATTTGCTGGCGCAATTGCAGGCACACGGCCACTTTGGCAGCTGGATCAAAATGTACACCAGGGCCGGACAGGAACGTCTGATCGCCTGGTCCAGTTCACTGCTGCGCGACCCTGATGGCCGGCCGCTGGGCAGCATCAGCATCGGCAGTGACATGACCGACCAGCGCCGGGCGGAACAGGCCCTGCGTGAGCTTAACGAAGAACTGGAACAGCGCGTGACGCAGCGTACCAGCGACCTCGCGGCCGCCAACCAGGAACTCGATTCGTTTGCCTATTCGATTTCACACGATCTGCGCGCGCCGTTGCGCAGCATCGACGGTTTCAGCCAGGCTTTGGCCGAAGATTACGGGCATAGCCTTGACGACGCCGCGCATGATTACCTGCGCCGGGTGCGCGGCGCTGCGCACCGCATGGGCGGCATGATCGATGCCATGCTGAGCATGTCGCGCCAGACGCGCGGCAGCCTGGTGACCGAAGATGTGGACCTGTCTGCCATGGCGCAGGAGGTGCTGGAAGAATTGTGCCAGCGCACACCCGGCCGGCGCGTGCGCATCAATGTCGCGCCTGCGCTGCGGGCGCATGCCGATGCCCGCCTGTTGCGCCTGCTGCTGGATAACCTGCTGGGCAATGCCTGGAAATACAGCGCCAGAGTGGACGTCACCGAAATCACCTTCGACGCCGCGCGACAGGAGGGCGCCACGGTGTACTGCGTGCGCGACAACGGCCCGGGTTTTGACATGGCCCGCGCCGGCAAGCTGTTTCATGCTTTCCAGCGCCTGCAAACCGACGTCGAGGGCCACGGCATCGGCCTGGCGACCGCGCAGCGCATTATCCATCGTCATGGCGGGCGCATCTGGGCAGAAGCCGAGCCCGGCCGCGGCGCCGCCTTTTACTTTACGCTAACTACCTGAACTGGCGGTTGCTGCCGCCGTTGACATGGATGATCTGGCCGGTCAGCGCGGCGCAATCTGCATGGGAAAAATGCACGACTTGCCTGGCGACTTCCCACGGTTCGATCAGTTTGCCGGTCTGGGTTTCCCTGACGAAGCCGTGCGTTTGCTCCGGGCTCAGGTCGGCAATGAATTCCGTCCGGGTAAGCCCCGGCGATATCGCCAGCACCGTGATGTCCGGCGCCAGTTCCATGGCCAGCGAGCGCGTCAGCGCTTCGACCGCGCCCTTGCTGGCGGCATAGTGCGCATTGAGCCGGGTGCCGAAGGCCGCCAGCGAGGCAATGTTGATGATTGTGCCAAATCCCTGCCTGCGCATGGCCGGGACGATCTCCCTGCACATGTACATGACTGAAAAGACATTGACGCTGAACTGCCGTTGCAGCGTCTCCGGCCGAATATCCTCGACGGCGACATGCTCGCCATCCTGCTTGGCGACGATGCCGGCGTTATTGACCAGCACATCGACGCGGCCACCCATCCAGTCGAGCGCTTTGCTGCAGGCCGCCTGGACGCTGGTCAGGTCGCTCACATCGGCTTGATAAAAGCGCGCCCGTTCATCGCCGAGTTCGAAGTTGATTCCCTCGGCCATTTCCTTGCCCGCTTCATCGATATCGAAGAAACAGGTGCGGTAACCTTCCTTGACGAACTTGTAGACGGTCGAGCGGCCGATGCCATTGACGCCGCCGGTCACGATGACGTTTTTCAGATGCATGCGTTCCCCCTCATTTGGCCGGCTGTTCCTGTGGCCTGGCACCGCGCGCAATCAGCAGCATGGACAAGGCAATCAGCGCCGCCGAGACATAGGTGGAATATTCATAACCCATCAGCATTGCCGAGGCCTCCGCGCCGGGCTGTGCCATGCGGAACTGTTTCGTCATGGCCAGGAGGAGGCTGCCAATGCCGGCGCCCAGGGCGGACCCGGTGGCAATCAAAAATCCGATCATGCCCATGAAACTGCCGCGGTTGCGGGCATCGGTGAGCGAGACGGCTTCGGTCTGCAGCATCGTCAGGCGAAAGGATTCGCCCGACATGTAGACAATCCCCGAGCACAGCGCGGCGTACATGATGCTTGCGGCAGTGGTCGGCGCATGCAGGATGCCGATCGACGACACTGCGACGCAGGCGCTGGCGACGATGGCCAGCTTGCGGCGGTTGACCCGGTCGGCGCAATGTCCCGCCAGCTGGGTCGCTGAAAAGGCGAAGACGCCGCCAAAGAAGTAGACGAAGATCAGGCCGTCGACCGAAATGGCCCGGTTGAGGATCAGCCAGGAAGGGAAATAGACGATATAGATGCCCGAGGCGACGTAGATCAGGAAAAAGATCGCGGCCATGCCGCGCAGGGGCGCGACGCGCAGCAGCTGGGCAAAGCCGGCAAATACCGGCGCCAGGCGTATGCGAATGTTCGGATTGGGCGCCGGCAGCTGCTCCAGGCGTACCAGTACCACGATGCCGGCTGCCAGTGCCAGCAGGCTCATGAAGTGGAATGCGGTGCGCCAGTCGAATCCATCCATGCGCGACAGCGTCAGGCCCGCCGGCACCGCAGCCACGACTGCCATGAACAGTGCGCTGGTGACCAGGCCCATTGCGCGGCCGCGCCGTTCCTGCGGAATATAGTCGCCGACCGCAGCCAGCGCGCTGCCCAGCAGCGGGCCGGCTGCAATTGCATTGAGGATGCGGAAGGTGTACAGCGATGCCAGATTCCAGGACAACGAGAACAGCAGCGTGGTGAGCGCGGTGGCCAACGTCGCCACGACAATCACGCGCTTGCGGCCGAACTTGTCCGACAGCGGGCCTGCAACCAGGGAAAAGACGCCCATCGTCAAGCCGTAGACGGTGACCAGATACCCGAGGTCCTCGATCGGCGTGGCGATCGCCAGCGCGACTTTGGTCAACAGCGGGGCGACCAGCATGTTGTTCGCATAACTGATGAAAGCCACCAGGAACAGCATTGAGGCGACCGGCCAGATGGACGATTGCACGGATAATTGCGCGCCGATGGCTTGTTTCATGAGAGAGTGATTTGGATTATTT comes from the Janthinobacterium sp. 17J80-10 genome and includes:
- a CDS encoding ABC transporter permease, with the translated sequence MPPFENPVLTPDPSDASRLCARGAWQVHALAQAGVLPALQTSLSKAHAAPQACAWDLSGLTALDHIGAQWLWNAWGNKVPPGLAISPRHQAYFDRLQEAGTLALPVPANKSLLPLAELLKAWRGLFDHVLGFLALLGQLVLDIGTLLRRPRRAPWKEISANVYHAGYQALGITALVGFLIGVVLSYLSAQQLRTFGGDIYLVNILGMSVVRELGPLLAAILVAGRSGSAITAQLGVMRVTEELDAMLVMGLPHGFRLILPKVMALSVAMPLLVIWTDAMALTGGMVAAELELNLSPAYFVQRLPDAVPLANYWIGLGKGWVFGILIALVACHFGLRIKPNTESLGQGTTISVVTAITIVIVADAVFAIVFSDVGLI
- a CDS encoding response regulator; the protein is MDKSVLLVEDNPDEILLARRAFARAGLGENLRIAEGGEAACRLLLQDGGDALPALVLLDWQMPGMDGLAVLRALRQARPQSAGAALPPVVILSSSDDPGDIAAAYAAGANSYLRKPVDFEIFAQLVSDLHRYWLTHNVLPVAQVRT
- a CDS encoding EAL domain-containing protein; amino-acid sequence: MKRTLLRVLLVEDADDDAQLLLRLLRKEGYVPDYLRVDNRRDMSEALANSNWDLIISDYAMPGFTAHDALDVYKHAVLDIPFIIVSGHIDDVSAVAAMRAGAHDYLLKDNLARLAPVIARELDEVRVRIAKRRAEQELRFHACHDPLTGLLNRREFERALEHALRVAERDLSQHVLCYLDLDQFKLVNDTCGHVAGDELLRQLSASLSQRIRAADTLARLGGDEFGLLLSNCPLDDAIKMVATLQELIRDFRFQWRDAVFQIGCSIGITPIGADTADAGEAMSAADVACYVAKEQGRNRYHVYQTDDRELAQRRREMQWISCISAALEKNGLALYQQPIYRIGQDAAPVLAGHEILLRMVDEDGTLIPPNVFIPAAERFKLMALVDRWVVHRLFSAIAAGRLQCDLGGDDMPLFINISAATVNDAAFFDYFHQQLVEFAIPPRKVCLEITESAVIANLAGTTPLFARLREIGCRFALDDFGSGLSSFGYLRHLPVDFVKIDGGFVRNIASNPVDLAMVEAINKISHVMGLQTVAEFVECDEVLQMLVALGIEYAQGYLLGRPQVVVDAGA
- a CDS encoding AAA family ATPase — protein: MSVLTPAPLYGRRQAIARLTHACRQVNPSRPVWLLAEGPAGIGKTSLVGFVRVALQLAPTQFGAGKFEQFHRQTPYGALIVALRTLLQAVMVLPEPQRVEWRDILRGNADTQLAPLAEVLPELSFLLGPLPVPAALPPKEAQERLETAFCRFIACFARSGHPLLLFLDDLQWADVGTLRLLRHFHGDNPPGHLIVLGTFRDNEVTALHPLTQLLESLEKQPLSPTRIRLAPLSAADIEEWLADAYGIDSPAAATWLQQQSEGNPLFVGQLLGTLRERGVLHRGGGSWQWDANCLAEAHLVANILGFMEARLRELSPEQQSLLSCAASLGTEFGEDELMCILDLSRTQVQTVLARTEEAQLTEHVRDGNWRFAHDRIQQAAYRLLPEAERQQQHLRIGRLLLAATPPQALDAASFDLAAQFNHAGALLSTPDERLAVADLNLRAGRRAKAAAAFEAALSYFRAGHALLPPTAWNSHYPLMFALALESAECAYATGELAQASRLFEETLAHARDRLDRARVYGIMIVFALNAGCAREAWEHGSVCLAEFGIDLGGDDEALACAIEREEPRLRQSLAAEDPQRLIDAPSACNAEQEAVGDLLLRLYVAGYQLGKNPYAYITLRMLEFGLGTRHKPALAFGILNFSVILIARHGAYGEAERHAQTALQLARQIDDTRLRAKIDYTYGSMVAHWTRPVAVGLQALERSCELAMANADKVYTGLALSFSFRARIMAGETVPALLQAWEQTAPVIHQINAVPIVAMYALNRQWLRAWQGGTKAPASLAGEDFDVQAFEAQLQSLPAKSPSHWFSLLQAILAYMHGDLAQAHRLIGQADVHLDAVAGQLAIPEHHFWRALIMHAHGDGEALQSGLRLMEEWSAACRDNFSSRALLLRAEMLRSGAQLEAALEAYHAAIECARQQNHLLLLALGLERIGDYFLALKLNHQARAYLQEAVGAYQAWGAQTKVHQLQARYPEHAVFPGHADSDAVAIASQSILSVLGDIHLDRLLRRLLPLLARTIGASRVAAFIVREGELMLEGQYAHGIGGDDYPLPLPLQQATDYPAQLIADSCELRQPIMLGSPGQHPQYGAIECWRRHPAAALLCLPILRHGRLLGALYLERSQGESFATTLSLLESLLRQLGTALENALLYADLEQQIVERSRAEKIAREGERRWRAFLDHASMAVLKLDLVGTIEYANPFLCDLFEYAEDELIGKDWAHVLLPPNKQHVGAQANLLAQLQAHGHFGSWIKMYTRAGQERLIAWSSSLLRDPDGRPLGSISIGSDMTDQRRAEQALRELNEELEQRVTQRTSDLAAANQELDSFAYSISHDLRAPLRSIDGFSQALAEDYGHSLDDAAHDYLRRVRGAAHRMGGMIDAMLSMSRQTRGSLVTEDVDLSAMAQEVLEELCQRTPGRRVRINVAPALRAHADARLLRLLLDNLLGNAWKYSARVDVTEITFDAARQEGATVYCVRDNGPGFDMARAGKLFHAFQRLQTDVEGHGIGLATAQRIIHRHGGRIWAEAEPGRGAAFYFTLTT
- a CDS encoding SDR family oxidoreductase; amino-acid sequence: MHLKNVIVTGGVNGIGRSTVYKFVKEGYRTCFFDIDEAGKEMAEGINFELGDERARFYQADVSDLTSVQAACSKALDWMGGRVDVLVNNAGIVAKQDGEHVAVEDIRPETLQRQFSVNVFSVMYMCREIVPAMRRQGFGTIINIASLAAFGTRLNAHYAASKGAVEALTRSLAMELAPDITVLAISPGLTRTEFIADLSPEQTHGFVRETQTGKLIEPWEVARQVVHFSHADCAALTGQIIHVNGGSNRQFR
- a CDS encoding MFS transporter, whose product is MKQAIGAQLSVQSSIWPVASMLFLVAFISYANNMLVAPLLTKVALAIATPIEDLGYLVTVYGLTMGVFSLVAGPLSDKFGRKRVIVVATLATALTTLLFSLSWNLASLYTFRILNAIAAGPLLGSALAAVGDYIPQERRGRAMGLVTSALFMAVVAAVPAGLTLSRMDGFDWRTAFHFMSLLALAAGIVVLVRLEQLPAPNPNIRIRLAPVFAGFAQLLRVAPLRGMAAIFFLIYVASGIYIVYFPSWLILNRAISVDGLIFVYFFGGVFAFSATQLAGHCADRVNRRKLAIVASACVAVSSIGILHAPTTAASIMYAALCSGIVYMSGESFRLTMLQTEAVSLTDARNRGSFMGMIGFLIATGSALGAGIGSLLLAMTKQFRMAQPGAEASAMLMGYEYSTYVSAALIALSMLLIARGARPQEQPAK